The following are encoded in a window of Platichthys flesus chromosome 19, fPlaFle2.1, whole genome shotgun sequence genomic DNA:
- the rnf224 gene encoding RING finger protein 227 has product MSDDKKKEEEEPCPPLPPPPSSSAMETMMSLGRRDLVCIVCFGSYDLATRLPRRLHCGHAFCQACLKRLDTVINEQVWIPCPQCRQNTPRPRGGASGLDLDLASFLGIKAQQTCTSSCSSSSWSSGLREGGLAGAATRDGKLWLGKEPPPDDGWSHGGLAEPRFHRYGNCCPPLSYWQCCWFCCQGRG; this is encoded by the exons ATGTCTGATgacaagaagaaagaagaggaagagccaTGTccgcccctccctcccccgccctcctcctccgccatgGAGACGATGATGTCACTGGGGAGGCGGGACCTCGTGTGCATCGTGTGTTTCGGTAGTTATGACCTGGCGACGCGGTTGCCTCGACGACTGCACTGTGGCCACGCCTTCTGCCAGGCGTGTCTGAAGAGACTCGACACGGTCATCAACGAGCAG GTGTGGATCCCGTGTCCTCAGTGTCGACAGAACACGCCGCGGCCCCGGGGGGGGGCATCGGGTCTGGACCTGGATCTGGCCTCATTCCTGGGCATCAAGGCCCAGCAGACCTgtacctcctcctgctcctcgtcaTCCTGGAGCTCTGGCCTCAGGGAGGGGGGGCTGGCTGGAGCAGCGACCCGGGATGGGAAGCTGTGGCTGGGGAAGGAGCCCCCCCCCGATGACGGCTGGTCACATGGAGGTCTGGCAGAACCGCGGTTCCATCGCTATGGCAACTGTTGCCCACCCCTGTCCTATTGGCAGTGCTGTTGGTTCTGCTGCCAGGGGCGGGGCTAA
- the fer gene encoding tyrosine-protein kinase Fer isoform X2 codes for MGFGRDLRNSHEGLLKLQDWELKLLETVKRFMTLRVKSDKEYAALLLNMTQQTEKQEAADYVSTVSKSWSQVIRQTEALGRVMRSHADELNSGPLHRLATLIRDKQQVKKSYQSLHQQLESHNHKVTRSDLEKLKATYRQLSRDANNAKEKYKEALTKGREAERARERYDKVTAKLHNLHNQYVLAVCGARKQQDDHRRNAAPALLDALQRMQEDMTLALKSILEEYCEISSLLTDDIVKVHQEISAAVQQIDPLAEYQHFIDAYRSPETPEPNVEFDTTLLEETDNLPANEILWNTLTADSLQAMMSSATEELTLTQQNLRTKEALADDLDTKIQTSQQDGERRSDCVLLLSQKLALLELRHAVQSLRGSEARLASQKALLDTKMAAAANSPPPQPSPPALPYEDDARSMGSTDKTKEKTSRFDTLRHSLAGMIRSPKSVLGSSSSFFDVIPTSERPLGEQDWYHGAIPRTEAQELLRQQGDFLVRESHGKPGEYVLSVFSDEQRRHFIIQFADSQYRFEGTGFSTIPQLIEHHFTTKQVITKKSGVVLLHPVLKDKKWILNHEDVTLGDLLGKGNFGEVFKGTLQRDKLPVAVKTCKEDLPPELKIRFLSEARILKQYDHPNIVKLIGVCTQRQPIYIVMELVPGGDFLSFLRKKKDEMKTKQLVRFSVDAAAGMAYLESKNCIHRDLAARNCLVGEGSVLKISDFGMSRQEDDGIYSSSGLKQIPIKWTAPEALNYGRYSSESDVWSYGILLWETFSLGVCPYPGMTNQQAREQVEKGYRMVCPQRCPDEVYKVMQRCWQYNPEERPKFSELQRDLTAIKKK; via the exons ATGGGGTTCGGTCGGGATCTGAGGAATTCCCATGAGGGTTTACTGAAGCTGCAGGACTGGGAGCTGAAG CTGCTGGAGACGGTGAAGCGATTCATGACTCTGCGGGTGAAGAGTGATAAGGAGTACGCGGCTCTGCTGCTTAACATGACTCAACAAACTGAGAAACAGGAAGCTGCGGACTACGTCAGCACGGTCAGCAAG tcttGGTCGCAGGTGATTCGTCAGACGGAGGCGTTGGGGCGAGTGATGAGGAGTCACGCTGACGAGCTGAACTCAGGTCCTCTGCACCGCCTCGCCACATTGATACGAGACAAGCAGCAGGTGAAGAAGAGCTACCAGAGTCTTCATCAACAGCTAGAGAGCCACAATCACAAG GTGACCAGGAGTGACCTGGAGAAGCTGAAGGCGACGTACCGTCAGTTGAGCCGTGACGCAAACAACgccaaagaaaaatataaagaagCTCTGACAAAAG GCCGGGAGGCAGAGCGGGCCCGAGAGCGTTACGACAAAGTGACTGCGAAGCTCCACAACCTTCATAACCAGTATGTGTTGGCGGTGTGCGGCGCTAGAAAGCAGCAGGACGACCACCGACGCAACGCTGCGCCTGCTCTGCTGGACGCTCTGCAGCGGATGCAGGAGGATATGACGCTCGCACT TAAGAGTATTCTGGAGGAGTACTGTGAGATCAGTAGTCTTCTGACCGACGACATCGTGAAAGTTCATCAGGAAATCTCAGCAGCTGTTCAGCAGATCGACCCACTCGCCGAGTATCAACACTTCATTGATGCCTACAG gtcACCGGAGACTCCGGAGCCAAACGTGGAGTTTGACACTACTCTATTGGAGGAGACGGACAACCTGCCGGCCAATGAGATCCTCTGGAACACGCTGACGGCTGACAGTCTGCAGGCCAT GATGTCGTCAGCAACAGAggagctgacactgactcagcAGAACCTGAGGACGAAGGAGGCCCTGGCCGATGACCTCGACACCAAGATTCAGACAAGCCAGCAAGATGGCGAGCGGAGGAGCGA ctgtgtgctgctgctcagtcaGAAGCTTGCTCTTCTCGAGCTCCGCCACGCTGTCCAGTCCCTGCGTGGATCTGAGGCCCGCCTCGCCTCCCAGAAGGCCCTGCTGGACACCAAGATGGCTGCCGCCGCCAACTCCCCTCCCCCACAACCGTCTCCCCCTGCACTGCCATATGAGGACGACGCTCGTTCTATGGGATCTACT GATAAGACGAAGGAGAAGACGTCTCGTTTCGACACGCTGCGTCACTCTCTCGCTGGAATGATTCGTTCTCCTAAATCGGTgcttggctcctcctcctcg TTCTTTGATGTGATCCCCACCTCGGAGCGCCCCCTTGGGGAGCAGGATTGGTATCATGGTGCCATCCCCCGCACTGAGGCTCAGGAGCTACTGCGGCAACAGGGAGACTTCCTGGTGCGGGAGAGTCACGGTAAACCAGGCGAGTACGTCCTGTCGGTGTTCTCTGATGAGCAGAGACGACACTTCATCATCCAGTTCGCAGAC AGTCAGTACCGCTTCGAAGGGACCGGGTTCTCCACAATCCCTCAACTCATCGAGCATCATTTCACCACCAAGCAGGTCATCACCAAGAAGTCTGGAGTCGTTCTCCTCCACCCCGTCCTCAAG GATAAGAAGTGGATCCTGAACCACGAGGACGTGACGCTCGGGGACCTGCTGGGAAAG GGTAACTTTGGCGAAGTGTTTAAAGGGACACTGCAGCGCGACAAATTGCCGGTGGCTGTTAAAACGTGTAAAGAAGATTTACCTCCAGAGCTGAAGATCCGCTTCCTGTCTGAGGCCAG gatACTGAAGCAGTACGACCACCCGAACATTGTGAAGCTGATTGGTGTTTGTACGCAGCGACAGCCGATCTACATCGTCATGGAGCTGGTTCCTG GTGGAGACTTCCTGTCCTTCCTaaggaagaagaaagacgaGATGAAAACGAAGCAGCTTGTTCGCTTCTCTGTCGACGCCGCCGCCGGGATGGCATACCTTGAGAGCAAGAACTGCATCCACAG GGACCTGGCGGCGAGGAACTGTCTGGTGGGGGAGGGCAGCGTGTTGAAGATCAGTGACTTTGGGATGAGTCGTCAGGAGGACGATGGCATTTATTCTTCATCTGGACTCAAACAGATTCCCATCAAATGGACGGCACCTGAAGCCCTCAACTATG gTCGTTACAGCTCAGAGAGTGATGTGTGGAGTTACGGGATCCTGCTGTGGGAAACCTTTAGTCTCGGGGTGTGTCCTTATCCCGGGATGACCAATCAGCAGGCTCGAGAGCAGGTGGAAAAAG GTTACAGGATGGTGTGTCCTCAGCGGTGCCCGGATGAAGTGTACAAAGTGATGCAGCGCTGCTGGCAGTACAACCCCGAGGAACGACCCAAgttctctgagctgcagcgagACCTCACCGCCATCAAGAAaaagtga
- the fer gene encoding tyrosine-protein kinase Fer isoform X1, which yields MGFGRDLRNSHEGLLKLQDWELKLLETVKRFMTLRVKSDKEYAALLLNMTQQTEKQEAADYVSTVSKSWSQVIRQTEALGRVMRSHADELNSGPLHRLATLIRDKQQVKKSYQSLHQQLESHNHKVTRSDLEKLKATYRQLSRDANNAKEKYKEALTKGREAERARERYDKVTAKLHNLHNQYVLAVCGARKQQDDHRRNAAPALLDALQRMQEDMTLALKSILEEYCEISSLLTDDIVKVHQEISAAVQQIDPLAEYQHFIDAYRSPETPEPNVEFDTTLLEETDNLPANEILWNTLTADSLQAMMSSATEELTLTQQNLRTKEALADDLDTKIQTSQQDGERRSDCVLLLSQKLALLELRHAVQSLRGSEARLASQKALLDTKMAAAANSPPPQPSPPALPYEDDARSMGSTDKTKEKTSRFDTLRHSLAGMIRSPKSVLGSSSSQFFDVIPTSERPLGEQDWYHGAIPRTEAQELLRQQGDFLVRESHGKPGEYVLSVFSDEQRRHFIIQFADSQYRFEGTGFSTIPQLIEHHFTTKQVITKKSGVVLLHPVLKDKKWILNHEDVTLGDLLGKGNFGEVFKGTLQRDKLPVAVKTCKEDLPPELKIRFLSEARILKQYDHPNIVKLIGVCTQRQPIYIVMELVPGGDFLSFLRKKKDEMKTKQLVRFSVDAAAGMAYLESKNCIHRDLAARNCLVGEGSVLKISDFGMSRQEDDGIYSSSGLKQIPIKWTAPEALNYGRYSSESDVWSYGILLWETFSLGVCPYPGMTNQQAREQVEKGYRMVCPQRCPDEVYKVMQRCWQYNPEERPKFSELQRDLTAIKKK from the exons ATGGGGTTCGGTCGGGATCTGAGGAATTCCCATGAGGGTTTACTGAAGCTGCAGGACTGGGAGCTGAAG CTGCTGGAGACGGTGAAGCGATTCATGACTCTGCGGGTGAAGAGTGATAAGGAGTACGCGGCTCTGCTGCTTAACATGACTCAACAAACTGAGAAACAGGAAGCTGCGGACTACGTCAGCACGGTCAGCAAG tcttGGTCGCAGGTGATTCGTCAGACGGAGGCGTTGGGGCGAGTGATGAGGAGTCACGCTGACGAGCTGAACTCAGGTCCTCTGCACCGCCTCGCCACATTGATACGAGACAAGCAGCAGGTGAAGAAGAGCTACCAGAGTCTTCATCAACAGCTAGAGAGCCACAATCACAAG GTGACCAGGAGTGACCTGGAGAAGCTGAAGGCGACGTACCGTCAGTTGAGCCGTGACGCAAACAACgccaaagaaaaatataaagaagCTCTGACAAAAG GCCGGGAGGCAGAGCGGGCCCGAGAGCGTTACGACAAAGTGACTGCGAAGCTCCACAACCTTCATAACCAGTATGTGTTGGCGGTGTGCGGCGCTAGAAAGCAGCAGGACGACCACCGACGCAACGCTGCGCCTGCTCTGCTGGACGCTCTGCAGCGGATGCAGGAGGATATGACGCTCGCACT TAAGAGTATTCTGGAGGAGTACTGTGAGATCAGTAGTCTTCTGACCGACGACATCGTGAAAGTTCATCAGGAAATCTCAGCAGCTGTTCAGCAGATCGACCCACTCGCCGAGTATCAACACTTCATTGATGCCTACAG gtcACCGGAGACTCCGGAGCCAAACGTGGAGTTTGACACTACTCTATTGGAGGAGACGGACAACCTGCCGGCCAATGAGATCCTCTGGAACACGCTGACGGCTGACAGTCTGCAGGCCAT GATGTCGTCAGCAACAGAggagctgacactgactcagcAGAACCTGAGGACGAAGGAGGCCCTGGCCGATGACCTCGACACCAAGATTCAGACAAGCCAGCAAGATGGCGAGCGGAGGAGCGA ctgtgtgctgctgctcagtcaGAAGCTTGCTCTTCTCGAGCTCCGCCACGCTGTCCAGTCCCTGCGTGGATCTGAGGCCCGCCTCGCCTCCCAGAAGGCCCTGCTGGACACCAAGATGGCTGCCGCCGCCAACTCCCCTCCCCCACAACCGTCTCCCCCTGCACTGCCATATGAGGACGACGCTCGTTCTATGGGATCTACT GATAAGACGAAGGAGAAGACGTCTCGTTTCGACACGCTGCGTCACTCTCTCGCTGGAATGATTCGTTCTCCTAAATCGGTgcttggctcctcctcctcg CAGTTCTTTGATGTGATCCCCACCTCGGAGCGCCCCCTTGGGGAGCAGGATTGGTATCATGGTGCCATCCCCCGCACTGAGGCTCAGGAGCTACTGCGGCAACAGGGAGACTTCCTGGTGCGGGAGAGTCACGGTAAACCAGGCGAGTACGTCCTGTCGGTGTTCTCTGATGAGCAGAGACGACACTTCATCATCCAGTTCGCAGAC AGTCAGTACCGCTTCGAAGGGACCGGGTTCTCCACAATCCCTCAACTCATCGAGCATCATTTCACCACCAAGCAGGTCATCACCAAGAAGTCTGGAGTCGTTCTCCTCCACCCCGTCCTCAAG GATAAGAAGTGGATCCTGAACCACGAGGACGTGACGCTCGGGGACCTGCTGGGAAAG GGTAACTTTGGCGAAGTGTTTAAAGGGACACTGCAGCGCGACAAATTGCCGGTGGCTGTTAAAACGTGTAAAGAAGATTTACCTCCAGAGCTGAAGATCCGCTTCCTGTCTGAGGCCAG gatACTGAAGCAGTACGACCACCCGAACATTGTGAAGCTGATTGGTGTTTGTACGCAGCGACAGCCGATCTACATCGTCATGGAGCTGGTTCCTG GTGGAGACTTCCTGTCCTTCCTaaggaagaagaaagacgaGATGAAAACGAAGCAGCTTGTTCGCTTCTCTGTCGACGCCGCCGCCGGGATGGCATACCTTGAGAGCAAGAACTGCATCCACAG GGACCTGGCGGCGAGGAACTGTCTGGTGGGGGAGGGCAGCGTGTTGAAGATCAGTGACTTTGGGATGAGTCGTCAGGAGGACGATGGCATTTATTCTTCATCTGGACTCAAACAGATTCCCATCAAATGGACGGCACCTGAAGCCCTCAACTATG gTCGTTACAGCTCAGAGAGTGATGTGTGGAGTTACGGGATCCTGCTGTGGGAAACCTTTAGTCTCGGGGTGTGTCCTTATCCCGGGATGACCAATCAGCAGGCTCGAGAGCAGGTGGAAAAAG GTTACAGGATGGTGTGTCCTCAGCGGTGCCCGGATGAAGTGTACAAAGTGATGCAGCGCTGCTGGCAGTACAACCCCGAGGAACGACCCAAgttctctgagctgcagcgagACCTCACCGCCATCAAGAAaaagtga